A genomic window from Cucumis melo cultivar AY chromosome 8, USDA_Cmelo_AY_1.0, whole genome shotgun sequence includes:
- the LOC103491729 gene encoding early nodulin-75-like, with protein MNNPYGYYSHGYPYPHKRSYPKYKAAVPPRRPAGYTSYHEYEDYYPYPSRNYQGYPKYDAPTTKAPPPHQCSYHEYEDYYPYPSRNYQGYPKYDAPTTKAPPSHQCRPKKEGSLTSMLSSVAGSIGASFISCLFFN; from the coding sequence ATGAATAATCCATATGGTTATTACAGCCATGGATATCCTTATCCTCATAAAAGATCATATCCTAAGTACAAAGCAGCAGTTCCTCCTCGTCGTCCTGCTGGATACACTAGCTATCATGAATATGAGGATTATTATCCTTATCCTTCTCGTAATTATCAAGGATACCCTAAGTATGATGCACCAACAACAAAAGCTCCTCCTCCTCATCAATGTAGCTATCATGAATACGAGGATTATTATCCTTATCCTTCTCGTAATTATCAAGGATACCCCAAGTATGATGCACCAACAACAAAAGCTCCTCCTTCTCATCAATGTAGGCCAAAAAAAGAGGGTTCTTTGACATCCATGCTTTCATCTGTTGCTGGAAGTATTGGTGCTTCTTTCATCTCTTGCCTTTTCTTTAATTAG
- the LOC103490554 gene encoding uncharacterized protein LOC103490554 — protein sequence MAPVPTTTTTTKFHFTHPNHPLQLHSDHHHDYICGGCKTSGSGSRFRCHSCNFDLHDYCANCPEKLISSSVHHHPLTLVVRNPEGARINDRICDICRDAVDGLFYRCKDCEFDAHPLCTQLPKSLRHLIDDKHYLNLQKPPSGGCAVCKKDCSSLWVYGCQICRVYIHFDCLWEPYDSPPSQQPSGGGRGASSSRGIPPPWGGGGPPPFPGGGFSWNNGGYNYYGGQFGHCGMGGGHYGHYGHYGYATPYSVPDYPYRPATETSSGNGGKLGKSMFALVGRLTIGVMSSFVFGFPIF from the coding sequence ATGGCTCCGGTacccaccaccaccaccaccaccaaaTTCCATTTCACTCATCCAAACCACCCTTTACAACTCCACTCCGACCACCACCACGATTACATTTGCGGCGGCTGCAAAACCTCAGGTTCCGGTAGCAGGTTCCGATGTCATTCCTGCAACTTCGATCTCCATGATTACTGCGCCAATTGCCCTGAGAAACTCATCTCTTCCTCCGTCCACCACCACCCCCTCACTCTCGTCGTCCGTAATCCTGAGGGCGCTCGTATCAACGACCGAATCTGCGACATTTGCCGGGACGCCGTTGACGGACTCTTCTACCGGTGTAAAGACTGCGAATTCGATGCCCACCCACTTTGCACCCAACTTCCTAAAAGCCTCCGCCATCTCATCGACGACAAGCATTATTTGAACCTCCAAAAGCCGCCGTCCGGTGGCTGCGCAGTTTGTAAAAAAGATTGTTCTTCTCTTTGGGTGTATGGATGCCAGATCTGTAGAGTCTATATTCATTTTGACTGTCTTTGGGAGCCGTACGATTCGCCGCCGAGTCAACAACCGAGTGGGGGAGGGAGAGGAGCGAGTAGTTCTCGTGGGATACCGCCGCCGTGGGGGGGTGGGGGACCACCTCCATTTCCCGGCGGAGGGTTTTCTTGGAATAATGGTGGGTATAATTATTATGGTGGGCAATTTGGTCATTGTGGTATGGGAGGAGGGCATTATGGGCATTATGGGCATTATGGCTACGCCACCCCTTACAGCGTTCCCGACTACCCTTATCGACCGGCGACAGAGACGTCGTCGGGAAATGGGGGAAAGCTTGGAAAGTCGATGTTTGCTCTGGTTGGTAGATTGACCATTGGTGTGATGTCTAGTTTTGTTTTTGGATTCCCTATTTTCTAA